In Centropristis striata isolate RG_2023a ecotype Rhode Island chromosome 15, C.striata_1.0, whole genome shotgun sequence, a genomic segment contains:
- the LOC131986411 gene encoding F-BAR and double SH3 domains protein 2-like yields MQPPPRKVRVTQELKHTHAEQMSRLHIKHQTECDLLEDLRTFSQKRAAVERDYAQALQKLANQYLKREWPDSLTEEQADHRNMYCVWRAYLEGTVQVTQSRISACDNYKVQVADPAKMSRLQKEQQLRKCIEQLTVVQAELQESVKELTKSRKKYQEAETMAQAVREKAELDAKSKLSLFQSRSSLQRASVKLKAKRSECNSKATHARNDYLLTLAAANAHQQRYYDTDLMDCIKVLDGRIYEQVKDYLVSLCQTELESYQAVHNTFNQLLNSSNGVLQEFHQQLFVQKNLMFQQAPDLLYQPIDSDTEVQLQKESGTSEEHSLDKEARKWASRVAREYKSIIHTQRALEEYGTHESTEQNTSELETKMEVARQSLRRAETVKVKAEARLDLLRQAGVAVETWLKSAMNQVMEELENERWNNLNTHDPSLSGTADLEREDEEEMEDSGEVLDDSSSSPSSTLKNYPLTCKVLYSYKASQPDELTIEEQEILEVIDDGDMEDWVKARNRSGQVGYVPEKYLQLPSSNSLLSMLQALAALDARSHSSSNSTEPESELPTGSVNGDSSVSFAKALYDYAGQTDDELSFPEGAIIRILSRETHEDDGFWEGEFNGIVGVFPAVLVEDLAGASENGDGQRDGSAQASPSPLAQCDRSPRSPFQPGPLHSSPLQTPTLSSPMSSPCSATASPIGRPPSYHNGHHRPPPAPHKSPFQSPVQSSPQPPKYPESSSGTIRPVRAAPPPPKQHPRGQVKRREEVEITLV; encoded by the exons GACTTTTAGCCAAAAGAGGGCAGCTGTAGAGAGGGACTACGCCCAG GCCCTCCAAAAGTTGGCGAATCAGTATCTAAAAAGAGAATGGCCAGACAGTCTGACAGAAGAACAAGCAGACCACAG GAACATGTATTGTGTATGGAGAGCCTATTTGGAGGGCACGGTCCAAGTCACCCAGTCCAGAATAAGTGCCTGTGACAATTACAAAGTCCAGGTTGCAGATCCAGCCAAGATGAGCCGACTGCAAAAAGAACAGCAGCTGAGGAAG TGCATTGAACAGCTGACGGTGGTTCAAGCTGAGCTGCAGGAGTCTGTGAAGGAGCTCACCAAGAGCAGGAAGAAGTACCAGGAGGCGGAGACGATGGCACAGGCTGTCCGAGAGAAGGCAGAGCTGGACGCCAA GTCTAAGCTAAGCCTCTTCCAGTCCAGATCCAGTCTTCAGAGGGCAAGTGTAAAG CTGAAAGCCAAGAGAAGCGAGTGTAACTCCAAAGCCACGCATGCCAGAAACGACTACCTTCTCACGCTAGCAGCCGCTAACGCTCACCAGCAGCGCTACTACGACACAGACCTCATGGACTGCATTAAG GTCTTAGATGGCAGAATCTATGAGCAGGTGAAAGATTACCTGGTGTCACTGTGTCAGACTGAGCTGGAAAGTTACCAGGCTGTCCACAACACCTTCAATCAGCTCTTAAACAGCTCAAATGGG GTTCTGCAGGAGTTTCACCAGCAGCTGTTTGTACAGAAGAACCTCATGTTTCAGCAAGCTCCAGACTTATTGTACCAGCCCATCGACTCAGATACG GAAGTGCAGCTGCAGAAGGAGAGTGGAACGTCGGAGGAGCACAGTCTGGATAAAGAGGCGAGAAAGTGGGCAAGCCGTGTGGCCCGAGAATACAAGAGCATCATCCATACCCAGCGG GCTCTGGAGGAATACGGGACGCATGAATCAACAGAACAAAATACCAGTGAGCTGGAGACCAAGATGGAGGTGGCAAGGCAGAGTCTTCGGAGGGCAGAG ACTGTGAAGGTGAAAGCAGAGGCTCGTCTGGACTTGCTGAGGCAGGCGGGCGTTGCTGTTGAAACGTGGCTGAAGAGCGCCATGAACCAGGTGATGGAAGAGCTGGAGAACGAACGCTGGAACAACCTCAATACCCATGATCCTTCGCTCTCT GGAACAGCAGATTtggagagagaggatgaggaggagatggaggataGTGGTGAAGTGTTAGACGACAGCAGCTCCAGCCCTTCAAGCACCTTGAAAAACTATCCCCTCACCTGCAAAGTCCTCTACTCCTACAAG GCATCTCAGCCAGATGAACTGACCATTGAGGAGCAGGAAATTTTGGAGGTCATTGATGATGGAGACATGGAGGACTGGGTCAAG GCCAGAAACCGGAGTGGACAGGTCGGCTACGTCCCAGAGAAATACCTGCAGCTTCCTTCCTCCAACAGCCTGCTTAGTATGCTGCAGGCTCTGGCAGCGCTGGACGCCAGATCCCATTCCTCTAGTAACTCCACCGAACCTGAATCCGAACTACCAACCGGCTCTGTAAACGGGGACTCAAGTG TGTCATTTGCGAAGGCCCTGTACGACTACGCGGGACAAACGGATGACGAGCTCTCATTTCCAGAAGGCGCAATTATTCGAATCTTGAGTAGAGAGACCCACGAGGATGACGGTTTCTGGGAGGGAGAGTTTAATGGCATTGTTGGCGTCTTCCCTGCAGTTCTGGTGGAGGATCTCGCCGGCGCCAGCGAGAATGGAGATGGACAAAGAGATGGCAGCGCACAG GCATCCCCCTCCCCTTTGGCCCAGTGCGACCGATCTCCTCGTAGTCCCTTCCAGCCGGGCCCTCTCCACAGCAGCCCCCTTCAGACGCCCACCCTGTCATCTCCTATGTCAAGTCCCTGCAGCGCCACAGCCTCTCCCATTGGCCGACCACCCTCCTATCACAACGGACATCACAGGCCGCCACCAGCGCCTCACAAAAGCCCCTTTCAAA GTCCAGTTCAAAGCTCCCCTCAACCTCCCAAATACCCAGAGAGCAGCTCCGGCACTATTCGACCT